TCTCTTATTATGGCTTTTGTTGTTTTTGTAGAATTCCAGAAGGCCTGTTCAATTTTGCCATTCGCTACAACTGGTTGATAGACAACCGAGTCAGCTAATTCTGACGAGATTTTTATAGTTATAAGACTTGAAGCCGCCCCACTCGGCATATAGATACGTAGTCTATTATCGCTTGTGATTGTCCATCCTTCTTTCCAGAGATCTAAGTTTTGAATGTTTGAGGGAAACGTTTTATTTAAATACTCTATTAGGTCCGATAGGTCTGCTTGTACGGGTATTACTCGTTCGTCCCAAAAATTAGGGCCATCTTGGCGATAAGATCCTGGGAAATCGTCGTTAGACACGAGCACATGATATGCAACAGGTTCTACACCACGCCAAAACCAATGTGCTGGTGATTTATCGTCTTCCCAGCATTGAACCTCTTCAGTTCTATCCCCTGTGAGGCCTTTAGCAAGATACTCCTTTCCTCCGCCGAACCAGTAAAAGGCGAAGTTTTCGTTTTGTATTATTCGGCCTGTTTGAAGATCTCTCCCATATTCGATTGCTTTTACTAGCTGATCCGTCTTTTCAAAAGCAACAGTCTTATTTATTATAAGCAAACCACTAGTAGGTGGCTGGCCATAACCAGTGCCAATTTTTCCAAGGTCTACGATCATAAGTTTCTCAGAAGAGTCAAATGGATTCGTCACAACTACTGCCTCAGCACCACCTACTGTGTCGACCGAAATCGTTTTTGTGAAAGAATTGTTACCCCCAATTTTTTCAACTGTTATGTCGAATGGTGTATGTAAAGTCCATACAGCAGAACTATCACACTCCAGTACATTAACGGTAAATGATGGCACATACGTATCCAAGAGTTTGCTCACTTGTTTGCTCATTAAATTGCGATATGTCCCATAAGTTTTCGGGTAAACTAGATAGCTTTTTAAATTTAAGTGTCGCTCCCAGTAAGGTTTTCTCGGAGTTATTGTAATCTTTATTGTGGCTGTAGGGATAATGGTTTTGTTATCAACTTTATTTTGCCCATATGAACTGACCTCAGCCTCATTAAACTTATAAAATAGAAAGGATTCTTTGGTGTCAGCTATTGCTGTTACAATCCAAAATGAGCCCTTCCATTCATGTGTTGAAGGATCTTCATAGCCTGTTGGCTCAATATAGATGTTAGATATGCTTAAAGGTGCACTTTGTCCATATGTAACTAGTAAAAGGGTGGCAATAAGAAAAACCAATGTTAATGCTAAAAATCGCATTTTGGTGCTTCTCCCCCGATAAATTTTTTCGATTAACTTTATAAGTTTTACCACCAGTAAAAATATTATTCTAGTCGGATAACCCAACTAAAGAAGGGAAGCAAATATGACTCGCCGAAAGAAAATCGCTCTTGTCATTTTACTTTCTATCCTAATCATACTCATCAGCTTGGGCATATACTATAATAACGCTTACAGAAGGCTGAAACTTAATCTAGTTGGTGTTGGATTAGGAAGCGTGACGTACACATCAGCAGAAATAAGGCTAATTATCGAAGTGCAGAACCCTAATGTCTTACCTATCTATGTCCCAAGCGGCGACTTTGATGTTTACATAAACAACCAACACTTTTGCGACGGAAATTTTGGTTCTTTCACAGTGGCTGGCAACGGTCGAACACGTATAACAGTCCCGGTAACTTTTTACATTACCGACGTCCCCGCAGTATTATATGGTCTTATCACCGGTGGTGGAACTGTAACAGTAACACTCGAAGGAGTGGTTCATGTCATATTATCTGATGTACCGTTCAGCACTACATTATACAACGCTAAATTTACGTGAAACTTAATTAGATAAAACTATTTCTTGCTCAGAGACAAAGTCTAAATAATTTTGAGAAAAAATGAAAAGAGTAACAATTTTCGAAGATTTGATTTCATCTAGATTTTAGTCTTACAATAGAAAATATTTCCACAAACATTATTTTTGAGTTTAACAATTTGCAACTTGGGAGACCAAAAAGTTGCCAGTAAAATGCTTTGTAGGGTATATTGCGATTTTTTTGCTCATAGTTGCATTCATATTAGCTACTGATATTTCATCAGTTGTTAATGCTCAAGATGTTATTATCGATCGACAAGTAAACTTCAATATAGGTGACTGTTGGTGTTCGACTAAATATCCAAACTTACCCGCGGGGGCTACCATACAAGTTTCATGGAAAGCAAATCTCGATTACGGAGCAATCGGAAAAATTTTTCTGGTGGCTGAAAGCGAACTTAAGTGGATGCATAACGAGCTATATCCAATTCAGTCAGCTCACAGCCTTACTGAAGCTGATATAGAAGATGGTATAGAAGGTAGTTTTTGTTACACTCTTCCTG
This portion of the Candidatus Bathyarchaeota archaeon genome encodes:
- a CDS encoding LEA type 2 family protein, which translates into the protein MTRRKKIALVILLSILIILISLGIYYNNAYRRLKLNLVGVGLGSVTYTSAEIRLIIEVQNPNVLPIYVPSGDFDVYINNQHFCDGNFGSFTVAGNGRTRITVPVTFYITDVPAVLYGLITGGGTVTVTLEGVVHVILSDVPFSTTLYNAKFT